The following proteins are encoded in a genomic region of Melopsittacus undulatus isolate bMelUnd1 chromosome 8, bMelUnd1.mat.Z, whole genome shotgun sequence:
- the CEP20 gene encoding centrosomal protein 20 has protein sequence MASVAQLKAALKETLERKGALGQIRARIRTEVFEALDDPNEPRPLLTRENFLINELIREYLKYNKYNNAAHVLTAESGQPEVSLDRQFLVQELNIVESTSGKSVPLLYAILSHFLHDGKEDSNQNNPIRMTLLSYPKQNFNRPPSERN, from the exons CTTTAAAGgaaacactggaaagaaaaggtgcGCTTGGACAAATAAGAGCAAGGATCAGAACTGAAGTTTTTGAGGCACTGGATGACCCAAATGAACCACGTCCACTGCTGACTCGTGAAAACTTTTTAATCAACGAACTAATTCGTGAATACCTGAAATATAACAAGTATAATAATGCAGCACATGTTTTAACTGCAG AGTCTGGCCAGCCTGAAGTGTCCTTGGATAGACAGTTTCTTGTCCAAGAGCTGAACATAGTCGAAAGCACAAGTGGAAAATCAGT GCCTCTCTTGTATGCAATTCTGTCTCATTTCTTACATGATGGTAAAGAAGACAGTAACCAGAATAACCCAATAAGAATGACTTTGCTGAGTTATCCAAAGCAGAACTTTAACAGACCACCTTctgagagaaattaa